The DNA sequence GCGGCGGGCGCGCTGATCGCGGCGGAGGCGGGCGCGGTGGTGTCCCTGCCGGGGTCGCTGCCGGAGCTGGGCGCGGACGCGACCTACGCGGCGGCGCCGTCGATCGCGGACCCGCTGCGCGAGCTTCTGGCCGAGTGCGGGGCGGCGGAGGTCTGAGCCGAGAGCCGAGCGGGCGGCCGGTGGGTCGCGAATGAGTCATTGGGGACTGCCGGTGCCGCGCGTGAGTCATGGGGGATCGTCGGTGGGTCGCGAGTGACTCATTGGGGACCTCCGGTGCCGCGAATGAGTCATTGGGGACTGCCGGTGCCGCGAGTGACTCATTCGGGACCTCCAGCGCCGCGAATGACTCATTCGGGACGCCGGGCGGCCGGAACTGTCGGTGCTCCCCGGTAGCGTGGAAAACGGGGGGCGCCCCCGCGGCGTCGGCGTCGGCGCCGACGCCGGATCAGCGTGTGAGCCGGGTCAGCAGGCGACGTCGCGGGCCGAGGCCAGCAGGGTCTGGTCGATCACCGGGGCCTTGGCGCCCGCCGACTGCTCGTTGCCGCCGCCGCCCTGGTGGGTCTTGGACCAGTCGGCGAGCTGGGTGAGGACCTGGCGGGCCTCGGCGCGCGGGCGGATGTCGCCGAAGAGGGAGCCCGTCACCAGGTCGACGCTCGCGTCCTTGCGGTTGTCCTGGACCAGCTCGGCGCACGGGACCACCAGGCTCAGCGTCCGGGCCGCGGTGACGCCGTTCTCGCCGAAGCGGATCTGGCCGCGGCACTTGGCCACCCGGCCGTCGTAGGCGGGGTCGTTGGCCGGCTCGCCCGCGCCGGTGAAGCCCAGCTCCTTGAGCGCCGTGGTGGCGATGCCGCCCTGGCCGCGCGTGCTCGACGCGTTGAGGACCTTGACCGCGACCTTGTCCGGCGGGACCGGCGCGCGGTCGTCGAGGGAGTTGTGGGGGAGCGTGCTGAACGTGACACCCGGCGGCGGGCTCGCGGGCGGGTCGCACTTCACGGCCTCGTCGACGTCGCCCTTGCCGACCGCCGCGTTGATCCAGACGATGATCGCGCCGAGGGCGAGCACGCCGATGACGATCAGCGCCGGCAGCGGCTTGTGCTTGCGATACGGCCGCGCCCCACGGTCCCCGATGCCGTTCCCCGACGCCACCTGCCCGTCCCTTCCCGAACACCGAAACCGACCGTGCGAACCCGGCACCGTCGTGGCCGATCAGCCTAGGCGCTGCGGCCGATGCGCATCGTTCCGGGGCACCCCGTTCCACGCCCGATCCCCGTGCGGCGATCGCACCACGCCCGGGACGGCCGGGGCAAGCGGACACGGGCCGCGTGTGGAGTTCTCCACCCGCGGGCAACCCGAACGGACGACAACGCGTCTTACCTGCGGGTTCCCCCTGTCGGGTGACGAATCCCCGGCAATGTCTGACTCGTTGCAGAACCGTCGCGGGCGTGAGCTACCCTTCCCGGGCTCCGGCCGCAGGAAGAGGCGCGAAAAGAAGAGACCTCGGTCACTTCGGCCGTCGGGCACAAACGAGGGCCCTGGAACGTTGACCAGCGGCACGGCGGACTCACGGGGTGACCCCGGGGGTCCGGGAAAACGACTACACAAGCTGATCGCAGGGGTGAGGGACACATGGCTACCGACTACGACGCTCCGCGCCGCAGCGAAGCCGACGAGCTGGCCGAAGACTCGTTGGAGGAGCTCAAGGCCCGGCGGAACGAGAACCAGTCCGGCGTCGTCGACGTCGACGAGGACGCGACCGCCGAGAACTTCGAGCTGCCGGGTGCCGACCTTTCCGGGCTTTCCGGTGAGGACATGACCGTGAAGGTGGTGCCGAAGCAGGCGGACGAGTTCACCTGCTCCGTGTGCTTCCTGGTGCACCACCGCAGCCGGCTGGCCGAGGACAACGGCGGACGCCTGATCTGCCGCGACTGCGCCTGACCGCGCAGGGGTTCTCGGAACAGGGGACGAACAGACGCGACGGAGAGCCTCGAGGGCACCAAGGGGGAGGCTCGAAGCGCGCTGGGGACAAGGGGGCCGGCCGGCAGGCCGGCCCCCTTCCCATGTCTTGCGGGGGTGGAGCCGCGGTCAGGCGCCCTTGAGCAGCTCGGCGACGCGCTCGGGGTGCCGGGTGCTGAACAGCCAGTACGGCGTCGGGTCGCTCGCGTCGGTGAGGCGGACCCGGACCACCGGGCCGACCCAGCCGCGGTGCAGCACGTAGGCGGCGGGGTCGCCGTCCCGCCCGAGCGCCTTGCGCTTGGCCTCCTTGTCGAAGATCTCCACCTCGCCGGCGTAGCGCAGCGGCAGGTGGGCGTCGCCGACCCACAGCTCCGGCTCGTCGCCGCCGGTGACCCGGACCTTCGACCGGCCCAGCGACAGCAGCAGCGCCACGACGACCGGCAGCGCGATCACGTACGGCAGCCACGCCCGGATCCCCGGGTAACCGAGGTCGATCTCGGCGGCGAGCAGGACCGCGCCGAGCACCGGCAGCGGCCAGCCCCACCACGGGACGTACAGCCGCTCGGAGTGCCGGACCGCGGCGCTAGCGGCCGTCTTCGCTGATTCACCCACGGGTAGAGAGTAATCTCGCCGCCCGTGTCCAGCGTTCAGGTACTCCTCTCCCGGGTCGACCCGGATGTCCCGCTGCCCGCCTACGCCCGACCGGGCGACGCGGGCGCCGATCTCGTCACCACCTCGGATATCGTCCTGGCACCCGGGGAACGCGGGGTGGTCGGCACCGGTGTCGCGATCGCGCTCCCGTCCGGGTACGCGGGGTTCGTCCACCCGCGCTCGGGCCTGGCCGCCCGGGTCGGGCTGTCGGTGGTGAACACGCCGGGCACGATCGACGCGGGCTACCGCGGGGAGATCAAGGTCTGCCTGATCAACCACGACCCGGTGCACCCGGTGAAGCTGACGCGCGGCGACCGCATCGCCCAGCTGGTCGTGCAGCGGGTCGAACACGCCGAGTTCGTCGAGGTCGCCGAGCTCGACACCACCGAACGGGGTGCCGGCGGCTACGGATCCACCGGCGGACACGCCACACTGGGAGCACCGGCGCTCGCGACGAGCACCGGCGCGGGGGAAGGAACGGAGAAGTAGTGGGGATTTTCGGACGCAAGCGGCGGACCGAGGGCGGGTCCGCGGGCAGGCACGCCGCGCCCGAGGCCGACGACACGATCGAGGACGAGGCGTACGACGACGAGGACTCGGAGCTTTCGGACGTTTCCGACGGCCCGTTCGACGTCGCGGACTTCGACGACGACGGCGTCCCGCGGATCGACCTCGGCTCGGTGAAGGTGCCGGTGCCCGACGGTTCCCAGGTCCAGGTCGAGATGGACCCGGAGACCGGGGGCGTGCGCGCGGTGCACGTCGTCACCGAGCAGGGCCAGATCACGGTCAGCGCGTACGCCGCGCCGCGCTCCGGCGGGCTGTGGCGCGAGGTGAGCACGGAGCTCGCCGAGCAGCTGCGGGCCGACGGCGCCAAGGTCAACATCGGCCGCGGCAAGTGGGGCCTGGAGATCTCGGCCATCGTCGGCGACGTCGCCCTGCGGTTCGTCGGCGTCGACCGGCCCCGCTGGATGCTGCGCGGCGTGATCGCCGGGCCGCAGTCGGAAGCCGCGGGGGCCGTCGAGGTGCTGCGCGAGATCGTCCGGCGCACGATCGTCGACCGCGGCGACGCCCCGATGCCGGTCCGCACCCCGCTGACCATCACGCTGCCCGAAGCGGTCGCCGAGCACATCGCGGCCCAGCAGCAACAGGGCTGAGCCAACGCCCATGAGGGGCACCTTCACGGCTTCAAGAGCCGTGAAGGTGCCCCTCACGGCATTTCGAGGGCCCGGCGGAAGGCGAGGACGGTCGCCCGGCCGAGGGACTCGCGGTCGGCGCCCAGCGCCGTGAGCGTCGTCTCGCCGAGCGCCGCGCGGGGGAGTGCGCTCGCCCACTCCGATGCGACTTTCGTCGGGTGGATCGGGTCGTCGGTGCACGTGCCGATCCCGGCCGGCACGGCGAGCCGCGACAGCTCCGGGAGCGTCGGCGAGGGACGGCCCGCCGCCACGCGCAGGCCGGCCGCGAGCCCGTCGCCGTGGCGGCGCCACGCCCGGTCCAGTTCGGCCCGCAGCCAGTCCGGGCTGCCCGCGGTCTGCGCCAGCGCGGCGTCGACGCCGGAACCGGCCACCAGATCCGCCGACAGCGTCGCGGCCCGCGACGCGGGTGCTGAGCCCGGGACGCCGTTCCAGGCCGGGAGCGCGGCCAGCAGGCCCCCGCAACGGCCCGGGTTGCGCACGGCCCACTCCGCGGCCAGGTGCGCGCCGAACGAAATGCCGCCGACGAGCAGTTCGCCGTGTTCGTCCGCGAGCGCGTCGAGGGCCGCCAGATAGCCGTCGGCCAGCGCCGCGCCCGGGGGCGGCGGTGGCGCGATGAGCGGGACACCGAGGGCGCGCAGGGGCCCTTCGAAGACGGCCCGGACGAACACTTCGTCCGAGCCGGTGCCGGGCAGCAGCACCGCGGCGGGAACTCTGATCGCGGACGTCACGTTGCGATCTTTGCGCAAAGGCGTTTCCCTGGCGGGAACCGCAGTACGCTGGAATCGCACGGGCCGCAAGCAGTTTGTCGGGGGCCCCGGAGCACAGGAGCACCTATGTCCGCCAAAGACGGCGGCTACTTCAGCCGGCTGGTACGCAAGCTGACCAGCGACGTCGAGGATCTCGACGCAGACGAAATGTCGATGAGGTCGGGCGCCGAAGGGGCGCAGCGGGCCTGTGACTGCCGTTCCGGTGAAGAGGTCACCGTGATGGGAAGACTGCGCAGCGTGGAGCTCTGCCCGACGAACGAGGCCGCCACCCTGGAGGCCGAGCTGTTCGACGGGACACAGGGCGTGACGCTAATCTGGCTCGGCCGCCGCCGGATCCCGGGCATCGAGCCTGGCCGGACGATCAAGGTGCGCGGCCGGATGGCCGAGCGTGACGGCCAGAAGGTGCTGTACAACCCCTATTACGAGCTCCAGAGCCCAGTGAGTTGATCACCCATCGTGACTGAACCCGCCCCGAGCGAGAAGAAGACCGACGCGGACGAAGAACCGCAGCCGACCCTGCTCGAGCAGATGGGCGGCGTGTCCGGCCTGATCTATTCGTCGCTGCCGGTGATCGTCTTCGTGCTGGCGAACTCGTTCTTCGGCCTGACCGCGGCCATCTGGACCTCGATCGGCAGCGCGGTGGCCATCACCGTGCTGCGGCTGGTCCGCAAGGAACCGCTGCAGCCGGCGATCTCGGGCTTCTTCGGCGTCGCGATCGCGGCGTTCATCGCCTACCGGACGGGGTCGGCGAAGGGCTTCTTCCTCTTCGGGATCTACGCGAGCCTGATCTACTGCGGCGTCTTCGTGCTGTCGGTGGTGGTCCGCTGGCCGATCGCGGGCGTCGTCTGGAACATGCTCAACGGCACGGGCCAGGCGTGGCGCAAGGACAAGCCCTCCCGCTACGGCTACGACATCGCGACGCTGTCCATGGCCCTGATCTTCGCGGCGCGGTTCGTGGTGCAGCGCTGGCTGTACCAGGAGGACTACACCGGCTGGCTGGCCTTCGCGAAGATCGCGATGGGCTACCCGCTGTACGCGCTGGGCCTGCTGGTGGTCGTGTGGGCGGTCCGGCGGTCGGACAAGCGCCTGAAGGCGATGGCGGAGACCGAGCCGGCGCCGGAGACGGACGCCGAGGTCGAAGCCCGGCTGCGCCAGAAGTACGCGGCTCCCGAGGCCTGAGCGGGACGGTCTCGAACGAGTTCCGGCTGCCGAGCGCCGCGAATGACTCATTCGCGGCACTGGCGGTCCCGAATGAGTCATTCGCGACACACCAGAAGGCCCCCGGCACACTCCGCCGGGGGCCTTCTCCGTGTCGTCAGTACCCCAGTGCGGTCCGGATCTCCGGCTCCACGTCCGCGGTCGCCACGAACAGCAGCTCGTCGCCCGGCTCCAGCGGGTCCTCCGGCTGCGGCACGATCACCCGGTCACCCCGCAGGATCGTCACCAAGGCCGCGTCGCGCGGCAGCGACAGCTCGCTCACCGGCTTGCCGGCCAGCGGCGTCTCGGCCGGCAGGGTCAGCTCGACGAGGTTCGCGTTGCTCTGCCGGAACGTCATCAGCCGGACGAGGTCGCCGACGCTGACCGCCTCCTCGACCATCGCCGCCAGCATCCGCGGGGTCGAAACCGCCACGTCGACGCCCCAGGCGTCGGTGAACAGCCACTCGTTGGCCGGGTTGTTCACCCGGGCCACCACGCGGCGGACCGCGAACTCGGTCTTCGCCAGCAGCGAGACCACCAGGTTGGCCTTGTCGTCGCCGGTCGCGGCGATGACCACGTCGCACTGCTCGATCCCGGACTCCTCCAGGATCGACACCTCGCAGGCGTCGCCGAGCACCCAGTCGGCCTGCTCGACCGCGTGCGGTTCGAACTGGTCGGCCTCGCGCTCGATGAGCATCACCTGGTGCCTGCCGTCGATCAGCTCGGCGGCGA is a window from the Amycolatopsis sp. cg9 genome containing:
- the cei gene encoding envelope integrity protein Cei — encoded protein: MASGNGIGDRGARPYRKHKPLPALIVIGVLALGAIIVWINAAVGKGDVDEAVKCDPPASPPPGVTFSTLPHNSLDDRAPVPPDKVAVKVLNASSTRGQGGIATTALKELGFTGAGEPANDPAYDGRVAKCRGQIRFGENGVTAARTLSLVVPCAELVQDNRKDASVDLVTGSLFGDIRPRAEARQVLTQLADWSKTHQGGGGNEQSAGAKAPVIDQTLLASARDVAC
- a CDS encoding DUF4193 domain-containing protein, which gives rise to MATDYDAPRRSEADELAEDSLEELKARRNENQSGVVDVDEDATAENFELPGADLSGLSGEDMTVKVVPKQADEFTCSVCFLVHHRSRLAEDNGGRLICRDCA
- a CDS encoding DUF3093 domain-containing protein — translated: MGESAKTAASAAVRHSERLYVPWWGWPLPVLGAVLLAAEIDLGYPGIRAWLPYVIALPVVVALLLSLGRSKVRVTGGDEPELWVGDAHLPLRYAGEVEIFDKEAKRKALGRDGDPAAYVLHRGWVGPVVRVRLTDASDPTPYWLFSTRHPERVAELLKGA
- the dut gene encoding dUTP diphosphatase; translation: MSSVQVLLSRVDPDVPLPAYARPGDAGADLVTTSDIVLAPGERGVVGTGVAIALPSGYAGFVHPRSGLAARVGLSVVNTPGTIDAGYRGEIKVCLINHDPVHPVKLTRGDRIAQLVVQRVEHAEFVEVAELDTTERGAGGYGSTGGHATLGAPALATSTGAGEGTEK
- a CDS encoding DUF3710 domain-containing protein; this translates as MGIFGRKRRTEGGSAGRHAAPEADDTIEDEAYDDEDSELSDVSDGPFDVADFDDDGVPRIDLGSVKVPVPDGSQVQVEMDPETGGVRAVHVVTEQGQITVSAYAAPRSGGLWREVSTELAEQLRADGAKVNIGRGKWGLEISAIVGDVALRFVGVDRPRWMLRGVIAGPQSEAAGAVEVLREIVRRTIVDRGDAPMPVRTPLTITLPEAVAEHIAAQQQQG
- a CDS encoding alpha/beta fold hydrolase gives rise to the protein MLLPGTGSDEVFVRAVFEGPLRALGVPLIAPPPPPGAALADGYLAALDALADEHGELLVGGISFGAHLAAEWAVRNPGRCGGLLAALPAWNGVPGSAPASRAATLSADLVAGSGVDAALAQTAGSPDWLRAELDRAWRRHGDGLAAGLRVAAGRPSPTLPELSRLAVPAGIGTCTDDPIHPTKVASEWASALPRAALGETTLTALGADRESLGRATVLAFRRALEMP
- a CDS encoding OB-fold nucleic acid binding domain-containing protein, with the protein product MSAKDGGYFSRLVRKLTSDVEDLDADEMSMRSGAEGAQRACDCRSGEEVTVMGRLRSVELCPTNEAATLEAELFDGTQGVTLIWLGRRRIPGIEPGRTIKVRGRMAERDGQKVLYNPYYELQSPVS
- a CDS encoding DUF3159 domain-containing protein, whose protein sequence is MTEPAPSEKKTDADEEPQPTLLEQMGGVSGLIYSSLPVIVFVLANSFFGLTAAIWTSIGSAVAITVLRLVRKEPLQPAISGFFGVAIAAFIAYRTGSAKGFFLFGIYASLIYCGVFVLSVVVRWPIAGVVWNMLNGTGQAWRKDKPSRYGYDIATLSMALIFAARFVVQRWLYQEDYTGWLAFAKIAMGYPLYALGLLVVVWAVRRSDKRLKAMAETEPAPETDAEVEARLRQKYAAPEA
- a CDS encoding TrkA family potassium uptake protein, whose protein sequence is MRVAIAGAGAVGRSIAAELIDGRHQVMLIEREADQFEPHAVEQADWVLGDACEVSILEESGIEQCDVVIAATGDDKANLVVSLLAKTEFAVRRVVARVNNPANEWLFTDAWGVDVAVSTPRMLAAMVEEAVSVGDLVRLMTFRQSNANLVELTLPAETPLAGKPVSELSLPRDAALVTILRGDRVIVPQPEDPLEPGDELLFVATADVEPEIRTALGY